A single Triticum dicoccoides isolate Atlit2015 ecotype Zavitan chromosome 2A, WEW_v2.0, whole genome shotgun sequence DNA region contains:
- the LOC119356423 gene encoding receptor-like protein kinase FERONIA, translating into MAMARCLLLLAIVSLAAAEGGGNNSTDSAGQVRLSCGASAPAIDSDGRAWEGDSTSKFLASTNAGVAARASYQDPSLPSSVPYVTARVFASSHTYTFLVSPGRVFLRLYFYPADYGNRSASGALFGVTAGGVTLLRDFNASQVALALDAAYLVREFSLNVSSGGKLDVTFAPSPGASSHYAFVNGIEIVPTPDVFTAPVPTFANGGRPDRMPIRADTAFQTMYRLNVGGEAVSPADDSGRFYRTWNTDIPYIFGAAVGVSFEKDSNVTIRYPPSVPPHIAPEGVYASARSMGPYAQINLNYNLTWILPVDAGFYYLLRFHFCEVLYPITKVNQRSFFIYINNQTAQEQMDVIGRSGGIGVPVYTDYLVVTTGSGQTDMWVALHPDLSSRPEYFDAILNGLEVFKLQTYGSNDLAGANLPIPQKQPYQGEFKRKSAVAAAVGGAVAGGLLAVLIGCLCACGICRRGRKATSVVVCEPEAVPEQPAHHGLLSSTKSSALFKSGQT; encoded by the coding sequence ATGGCCATGGCCAGATGCCTCTTGCTGCTAGCCATCGTGTCCCTTGCCGCCGCGGAAGGCGGCGGAAACAACTCCACCGACTCTGCCGGGCAGGTCCGCCTGAGCTGCGGTGCGTCCGCCCCGGCCATCGACTCCGACGGCCGTGCGTGGGAAGGTGACTCGACGTCCAAGTTCTTGGCATCGACGAACGCCGGCGTCGCGGCCCGTGCGTCGTATCAAGACCCATCGCTGCCTTCTTCCGTGCCTTACGTGACGGCGCGCGTGTTCGCGTCGAGCCACACGTACACCTTCCTCGTCAGCCCAGGCCGCGTGTTCCTCCGCCTCTACTTCTACCCGGCCGACTACGGCAACCGCAGCGCCTCCGGCGCCCTCTTCGGCGTCACGGCCGGCGGCGTCACGCTGCTGCGCGACTTCAACGCGTCCCAGGTCGCGCTCGCGCTCGACGCCGCCTACCTCGTCCGCGAGTTCTCCCTCAACGTCAGCTCGGGCGGGAAGCTCGACGTCACGTTCGCCCCGTCCCCCGGCGCCTCCTCCCACTACGCGTTCGTGAACGGCATCGAGATCGTGCCCACGCCGGATGTCTTCACGGCGCCGGTGCCGACCTTCGCCAACGGGGGGCGCCCTGACCGGATGCCCATCCGCGCCGACACGGCCTTCCAGACCATGTACCGTCTCAACGTCGGCGGCGAGGCCGTCTCCCCGGCTGACGACTCCGGCCGCTTCTACCGCACCTGGAACACCGACATCCCTTACATATTCGGCGCGGCCGTCGGGGTCTCTTTCGAGAAGGACAGCAACGTCACCATCCGGTACCCGCCGTCCGTGCCGCCGCACATCGCGCCGGAGGGCGTGTACGCGTCGGCGAGGTCCATGGGCCCGTATGCGCAGATCAACCTGAACTACAACCTCACCTGGATCCTGCCCGTGGACGCGGGGTTCTACTACCTCCTGAGGTTCCACTTCTGCGAGGTCCTGTACCCGATCACCAAGGTGAACCAGCGCTCCTTCTTCATCTACATCAACAACCAGACGGCGCAGGAGCAGATGGACGTCATCGGGCGGAGCGGGGGGATCGGGGTTCCGGTGTACACCGACTACCTAGTCGTCACGACGGGCTCCGGCCAGACGGACATGTGGGTCGCGCTGCACCCGGACCTCAGCAGCAGGCCGGAGTACTTCGACGCGATACTCAACGGCCTCGAGGTGTTCAAGCTCCAGACGTACGGCAGCAACGACCTCGCCGGGGCCAACCTGCCGATCCCACAGAAGCAGCCCTACCAAGGAGAGTTCAAGAGGAAGAGTGCCGTCGCCGCGGCCGTGGGTGGAGCGGTCGCCGGTGGCCTCCTTGCGGTGCTGATCGGCTGCCTATGCGCGTGCGGCATTTGCAGACGGGGCAGAAAGGCCACGTCGGTGGTCGTGTGCGAGCCAGAAGCCGTTCCTGAGCAACCAGCCCACCATGGTCTCCTTAGCTCAACAAAAAGCTCTGCTTTGTTTAAGTCGGGCCAGACATAA